The stretch of DNA TCTTCATGAAAGTTTTCAGGGTGTGCATGGGTGAGGATCGTATTGAGTGTATAGACACCAACACTCCAGATATCCATTGAAGCAACCACAAAAAGGATCACGGCACCCAGTAAACCAAAAATAACAGCCAAAAGTACGATAAACCTACTTCTCCAGATAGCGCCTTCAAATAGTTTTTCTAACATTAAGCATTTTCCTCTAGCTTGATCCATTTTTGTGCGATTCTTACTGCATTGGTCGCAGCACCGACTCTTACCTGGTCAGCAACACCCCAAAGATGCAGGATATTCTTCGCATAGATATCTTTTCTGATACGCCCAACATAGGTATCATCTGTATCTGTTGCAGTCAAAGGCATAGGATACTCATTTTTAGACATATCATCTACCACCTTGACATTTTCAAAGTTACCTAATGCTTCTCTTGCTTCGTCTACATTCACATCTACATTCTCATTAAATGTGATCGTGATAGATTCAGAGTGGCTTCTTAAAACCGGTACACGCACACAAGTTGCAGATACTGCAAAGTCGCTATGCATGATCTTGTTGGTCTCGTTGACCATTTTCATCTCTTCTTTGGTGTAACCGTTTTCCTGAGGTACATCGATATGAGGAATGACATTGAGTGCAATACGGTGTGCAAATGCTTCGACTTTTGCATCATCGAGTGTAAAGTTGAAAAAAGCCTGCATTTGCCGTACTAGCTCTTCCATCCCTTTTTTACCTGCACCGCTTACCGCCTGATAGGTGCTGACATCCACTCTTTTGATCCCGTAAAGGTCATGAAGAGGCTTAAGAAGCTGTACCATTTGGATGGTAGAACAGTTAGGGTTGGCGATGATACCTGACTCTTTCCAAAGTGCGATATCTCCAGGGTTCACTTCAGGCACCACAAGCGGTATATTCGGATCCATTCTGAAGTGAGAGGTATTGTCAATGACCACTGCTCCAGACTCTACTGCATACTTCGCATAATGTGCAGAGATACTTCCCCCGGCTGAAAAGAACGCGATATCTATGTTGCGTCCTTCAAATACCTCTTCAGTGAGTTCTTCTATCTTGTACTCATTCCCTTGAAACTCTATCGTCTCACCTGCAGATTTTGCACTTGCCAAAGGTAAAAGATTTCCTACGGGAAAGTTTACCTCTTCCAACACTCTAAAAAGCTCTTCACCTACGGCACCGCTTGCACCGACTACTGCTACGTTATATTTCTTCACGCTATTCTAATCCTAATGTATTATCTGTTTCTTCACCGTCATTCTCATCCGGTATCTCTTCTTTTTGGCATTTAGCAATGCTCACCACTCTATCTTTTGCATCTACGTTGACGATCTTCACACCTGACGTATTACGTCCTGCTTTACGGATGGTTTCCATATCTACACGTATCATTTTACCGATACTCGTCAGACACATGAGGTCTTTGTCCTCTTCTACGAACACTACGCCGACCACATCACCTGTTTTAGGTGTGAGCTTCATAGAGATGACCCCTTTACCAGCACGGTTCTGTTCACGGTACTCACTTGCAGTGGTACGTTTACCCAGACCTTTTTCACTGATCATCAGCAATTCATCCTCTTCATTCTCGATGGTCGTAGCACCACATACATGATCACCCTCTATCTTGAACTTGATCGCAGTCACACCACGTGATACTCTACCGATCTCTCTTGCATCTTCCACTTTAAATCTGATACACAGACCCTTTTTCGTTGCAACAAAGAGCCATTTCGTATCTGGCTTCACGATCTTCGCATCGACTAACGCATCATTTTCGTCAAGATTGATCGCTCTGACACCATTGCTTCTGATGTTTGAGTACTCTGAGAGGTTGGTTCTCTTCACGATACCGTTTTGTGTAAAGAAGACCAATCCTTTGTCCGCTTCAAAATCCTCCGTAGGGATGATCGCCATGATCTTCTCATCCTGCTGAAGGTTGATAAGATTCACCACCGCTTTACCTTTGGCGGTACGAGATCCTTCCGGGATACGATAGACTTTGAGCCAGTAGAGCTGTCCTCTGTCTGTAACGAACATGAGTGTATCATGCGTATTGGAGGTAAAGAACTTCTCGATGAAGTCATCATCATAGGTCGTCACAGCGATCTTACCTTTACCGCCACGGTGCTGCTTCTCGTACTGTTTCACAGGTACACGTTTAATGTATCCACGGTGTGTGATCGTCACAACCATCGGCTCATTTGGAATAAGATCTTCAATATCGATATCATCATAGTCATCTACGATCTCTGTACGGCGTGGTGTGGTGTATTTTTCACGGATCTCTACAAGCTCCTCACGGATGATTGCATTGATCTTCTCTTCACTTTTCAGGATCGCTTCAAGTTCTGCAATGAGTTTGAGCAATTCATTCAACTCATTCTCGATCTTCTCAATCTCAAGACCTGTAAGACGTCTAAGTCTCATCTCCAGGATCGCTTTTGCCTGTATCTCTGAAAGCTTGAAACGTGACATAAGACTCTCTCTGGCTTCCACATCATCAGCAGAAGCACGGATGATCTTGATCACTTCATCGATATTATCTACAGCGATCTTGAGACCTTCCAAGATGTGTGCTCTTGCTCTTGCTTTTTCAAGGTCGAAGATCGTTCTTCGGATCACGACTGTTTTTCTATGTTTCAAGAAAAGGTCGAAGAGCTCCATGAGATTAAAGACTTTTGGCTCTTTATCTGCGATCGCAAGCATGATGATACCAAACGTCACTTGCATCTGAGTGCTTTTAAAAAGGTTGTTCAGTACGATCTCACTCATCGCATCACGTTTAAGCTCGATCACCACACGGATACCTTCTCTATCCGACTCATCACGAAGTTCAGAGATACCCTCTATCTGTTTGTCACGTACAAGCTGTGCAATGTTCTCTATAAGTCTGGATTTATTGACCTGGAAAGGCAGTTCATCGATGATGATGATCTCTTTGGAACCTTTTTGTTCTATGTGTGTCTTCGCACGTACTTTGATACGCCCGCGTCCCGTTGTATAAGCATCTGTGATACCCTTACGACCGAAGATAATACCACCTGTCGGGAAATCAGGCCCCTGAACGACCTTCATCATATCTTCTACCGTTGTGTTCGGGTTATCAATACGCATAACCAGTGCATCTACCAGTTCATCCAGTCTGTGTGGAGGAATGTTTGTCGCCATACCGACCGCAATACCGCTTGAACCGTTAAGAAGCAGATTTGGTACACGTGAAGGGAGTACATCAGGCTCCTGGATCGAATCATCATAGTTCGGTACAAAGTCTACTGTATCTTTTTCAAGGTCAGAGAGAAGTTCTTCAGCGATCTTTGTCATACGCGCTTCGGTATATCTCATCGCTGCTGCATTGTCACCATCGATCGAACCGAAGTTCCCTTGTCCATCCACAAGCGGTGCCTGCATAGAAAAGTCTTGTGCCATACGTACAAGTGCGTCATAGACTGAAGAGTCGCCGTGTGGGTGATACTTACCGATCACATCCCCGACGATACGTGCAGATTTTTTATACGGACTTCTATGAGCCAGATGAAGATCATTCATCGCATAGAGGATCCTTCTGTGTACAGGTTTCAACCCATCTCTCGCATCAGGTAATGCTCTACCAATGATGACGCTCATAGAATAGTCAAGATAACTTGACTTCATACTATCTTCAATTAACACTTGTCCGGTATTTTGTTGCTCTTCAAACAGATCGCTCATGCATTTCCTTGTTGTGTAAAAAATTGTATTGATTGTATCTAACATCGGCTTAAAGAAAAAGGCTAAAAAGCGCTTAAAATCGACGCTAGGTATCTTAAAATGGATTTAACATAGTTTTAACACTATATTCTATATAATGCAGGCTAAATTCATATATTGAGGAAAAATAGTGCCAATTGAACAACTGAAAGATATCGTAGATTATGGGATCATAGGATTTCTCTTTTTCTTAAGTTTTATTACCTTTGCCTTTGCTATTGAAAGAGTACTTTTCTACCGTGGGCTCAAAGTAACAGACTATAAAAATAAAACCGCATTGGAACTTGACATTTCAAAACGTTTGGCAACCATTGCTTCTATCGGTTCAAATGCCCCTTATATAGGACTGCTTGGTACAGTACTTGCTATCATCCTTACATTCTATATCATAGGTGACCAACAAGATACGATCAACCCCGGTGAGATCATGAAGCACTTGGCACTCGCATTGAAAGCGACCGCAGCCGGCCTGGTCGTAGCGATCCCTGCAACGGTTATCTATAATGCATTGCTTACAAGAGTGGATACGATCTTGGCCAAATGGGAAATTGCACAGGATCCAAACGTAGTATGAGGAGAGAACGCTTTGACAAAATGAATGTCGTACCATTCATAGATATTGTACTTGTTCTACTGGTCATCGTACTTGCAACAGCTACGTTTGTAGAAAATCGAGCCCTCAAAGTGGACCTTCCAACTGCCAGTTCTAAAAAAAGCGAAGAGAAGAAAAATATACAAATTGCTGTCAATAAAGAAGGGGTCTACTCCTATGAGAAAGAAGTCTTGGGTCTTGACCTCATCAAAGAAAGACTGATGAAACTTGATCCCAAAAAGGATCTTATCTCACTGCGTATGGATAAAAGCAGTGAATTTCGGTACTTTGTGGATATTATAGATATTCTTAAAACCAAAGGGTTCGAGAATATTTCGATCATTACGAAACAGTAACCACTTCAGCAGTTTTGATCTCCGTACTTTGATATGGGGATCCCCACCTTCAAAACGATACCACTTCTGATATTTTAATTGCACTTCCAACCCTCCAAACTGCGGTAGTGTTACCCTCTTCATTTTTTTAGAAAAAACGAAGCAAAAAAGCGTCATAGCTCTCGAAACGCGTTGCTTTCAAGGGCGTTCGCCATGACAAAGGCGCACATTCGTGCGATTAATCATAAGAGAAGCATTAATATCTTTTATCAATCGTACGAAGTACGTTCATCTGACACTACGAACACCCTTGTAAGCGAAGCGATTTGAGAGTAGTGTCGACTTTTGTTTTACTTTTCTAGAAAAGTAAAGAGAGGAACAACGCCACAGTTTAAATGATAGGAAATTCTGTAAAATGTTAAAAGTCTGAGCTTACTTAGAAAAAAATCTATAAATCAAATATGAGAATGAAAAGTTTCCACTATTCAGTCATCATGATATAAGGACGCTTCAATTTCTCAGTCAATTGATGCATACTGACAGAACGTCCCTCTCTGGCAAACTCTCGTCCATCCATAAAGACTATCATTGTAGGCACGGAAAAGACTTGGAAATGTGCAGAGATCTCTAGATTTTCATGTGCATCAAGGTATATCTGCTTGAGCAGGGGAAAATTCTCATCAAACACCTCTTTAAACTTGGGTCTGAGTGCATGACATACACTACAGTGCTCTCCTGAGAAGTAAAGCAGAACACCTACTTCACTTCTTATAGTCTCTTGCAGTTCTTCTAGCGTCATTTTTGTTCCTTTATTTTTGCTAATTTTGATACTATTTCGCCATGTTCATACAAAACTATTTCTCCATTCCTGAACGAAACATAATTCAAAGATTCGAGTATCACTTTTGATTGCACTGAGTACTGAGCACATTCAACATTTAATTCTTCTTCTAAAATTATATCAAACAACCTTGCACTCTCTTGTATATAGTGTTTATATCTGATGCCATAACTAAAAACAATTGTCCTAACGATCATATGTATGAAAAGGACAATAAAATCAAATCCCAACGTAGAGGTCTGTACAAATAATTTAGCTCTGTTCATATCATCTTGCATACTCAAGGGATTATCCAAAAGACCCATTGAGCTCATCCATCCCAGATCCTCACTTCGATATAAATGGCTATGTATATTTTCAACTTTGTGAAGTTCTACATCATAATATGTCAAAGATAGATGATAGATCGTTAATACAAAAAACACGAAATATATCATTGTTAATATAAAATGATTAGCAAACACATACGGTAATACAGCTATCAGCAAAGAGAAAATAAAATATCTTTTTGCTTTTTTAAAATGCTCTTTATTGACCAAATGTAACTTTTTATCTTTAAGATACATGATAAAAAAATAAAAGACCAGTAAAATATTATAGGGTAATAAAAACATTTTTGTATGACTTACCATACTAATCACCCCATGATCAAAAAAGGGTAAATCCGCATAAAACAAAAGTCCCAAAAACAACCAAATTGCCACAGGTATGATCACCATCAATAATATTAAAAAGAAAAACCCAGCAACGAACATCATGTTTTTTTGTTTTTCAATATCACTTTGAATTTCATTATAAATAATTGACGCATCATAATTGTTTTGTTGTTTCATTTTCAAAGACCTTTAAATAGTGCAAAAAGAATACAATATGTTGCGTTAAAGTAGTTTAAAAATTTAAGAACTACAACTCAGCTTCTGATTTTTAAATTCTTCCGGTGTCGCACCTGCCCATCTTTCATCTACCTCATGTTCGGCATAGGGATCTTTAGCGATCTCAAATAATGCATCTACCACGTTAAAGTCGCCATTTTCAGCTGCAGTAATAGCTTCTTGCAGCATGTAGTTCTTGAGCACGAACTTTGGGTTTGTCTGTAACATAGCGCTGTGTCTCTCTTTAGTGCTGGAAGTATTTGCTTTCAGTCTCTCATCATAACTGTCTAACCACTCATTCATCGGCTTATGATAGAGCCCCAGTTTCAAAAGTGCTGTTCTCTCTCCATCATAACGACTAAGGGTTCTAAAAAAAAGTGTATAGTCTATACTCATGCCCTGCATCATACCAAGCAGCTGTTTGAAAAGCTCCAGATCACTATCCTGAAGTTTATCCAACCCTATCTTTTTACCCATAAGTTCCAAGTAGCGTTCAGTATAGACTCTTGCATAGTTGTCGAGGGCTTTTTCCATCTTATCACTATTCACCATCGGTGCCAATGCATGCATAAGCGCCTGCAGATTCCATGCTCCTATATTGGGCTGGTTGCCAAAACTGTAACGTCCGCCTTGGTCTGTATGGTTACAGATGTATTGAGAGTCATAGTCATCCAAGAAGGCATAGGGGCCGTAGTCTATGGTAAGCCCTGCGATGGACATGTTGTCTGTGTTCATCACACCGTGGTTAAACCCTACTGCCTGCCACTCTGCCATGAGTCTAGCTGTTCTACTGACCACTTCTGAAAAAAACTGCAGATATTTGTCGGGTACCTCTACCAGGTGCGGGTAACTCTCTGCAATAGCATAATCAGTCAATGCTTCCAACTCTGCATATCTCTTTTTATGTGCAAAGTACTCAAAAGTACCAAAACGTACCCATGAAGGAGAGACACGAAGCACTATGGCCCCGGTTTCCCACTCTTCTCTGAAGACTTTGTGTTCTGAACCTATAAGAGCCAGGGCTCTTGTACTCTCTATACCAAGTCCATGCATCGCTTCACTCATAAGATACTCACGAATAGAAGAGCGAAGTACAGCACGCCCATCACCCGAACGTGAGTAACGAGTCTGACCTGCACCTTTAAGCTGGAGATGCCACTGTTTGATCGTACCTATATTGATAGCCCGTCCGTCTCCCAGACGTGGCACAAAATGGCCAAACTGATGACCGGCATAACACATCGCAAAAGGATCTGAGCCTTCAAGCTGCCAGGCACCATTGACAAATGTTACAAAAGCATCACTGTAGAGCTCTTCAATATCTATATCCAATAGCTCTGCCACATCTTCATTGGCATGGATCAGAAATACATTCTCCAGTGGTGTGGGTTTGACTCTTGTATAGCACTCGTCCGGTAATGCCAAATAGGGATTGGTCAGTTTTATTTCATTTAGTTTCATAGTTAAATTCTACATAGCATGGCTTTGATGCTACTTAAGCCAAATAGGAGTATAATCACACAATTAAATTTGTAAGGAATCACTAATGGGTAGAGCGTTTGAATACCGTAAAGCAGCGAAAATGAAAAGATGGGGAACCATGTCTAGACTTTTCCCTAAATTAGGAAAGATTATCACCATGGCAGCCAAAGAAGGCGGTCAAGATCCTGATATGAACCCTAAACTTCGTACCGCTATTCTTAATGCCAAAGCGCAAAACATGCCTAAAGACAATATCGATGCAGCGATCAAAAGAGCTTCTGCTAAAGATGCTGCAGATATCAAAGAGTTGACATACGATGTCAAGGCTGTACATGGTGTACAGATGATCGTAGAGTGTGCTACAGACAATAATACAAGAACGGTTGCCAATGTAAAAGCTATACTGGCCAGAAACGGTGGAGAGATGCTTACTTCAGGATCACTCAACTTCATGTTTACACGTAAATGTGTCTTCGTCTTCAACAAAACAGAAGATATGGACCTTGAAGAGTTGGAATTAGAACTCATTGACTTTGGTTTGGAAGAGATAGAAGAAGATATAGAGCCTCAAGAGGTTGGTGATGATATCAAGATCGTGAGAGTCTATGGTGATTTTACTGCATTTGGTGAATTAAGTAAAGCATTGGAAGATATGAATATAGAGGTCAAAAAAGCGACATTAGAGTATATTGCCAATACACCAATAGAGCTCAGTGATGAACAGATGGAAGAAGTCGATGTACTGATTGATAAACTGGAAGAGGATGAAGACGTTCAATCTGTCTTTACGAACATCGCTTAAAGCCTAACATAGGAGGAGCAAGCATATCCGTAATAGCGGATATGCTTAGGAGAGAAAATAGTCTTTCTTAATAAAATGTCATCAATAGATGCGGTGAATCTTCATCAATATTCAACCCCGCAGTGTCTGACTGCGCCATATGGTGTGCTGATGCACTTGAAGCTAAACCGATTGCCAATAGTAATAGTGTTATTAGTTTTTTCATAGTAATCCTTTCTTCTTTTTATTAAAATGTCATCAATAGATGCGGAGAATCCTCATCAATATTCCAACCTGCTGTGTCTGACTGCGCCATGTGATGTGCTGATACATTTGATACCAACGCTGCTGCTAAAAGTAAAATTACTGTTAATCTTTTCATTTGAATCCTTTCTTTTGTAAAGATGAGGAAGTATAAAATAAAAGTATGAAGAGAGTGTGAAATATATCGGAGAGTTGAATGTAAGGACCACAGCCTAGATACTGTGATCACTTGAAAAGAAAAAGCTTACTGTTCGTGTTGTTCCACAAACTCCTCATAACCACCCTCAAAATCGATCACAGTTCCATCTTCATTGAGTTTGATGATACGGTTTGCAAATGCATCGATGAGCTCTCTATCGTGAGAGACACAGATCACACCACCTTGGTAATTATGTAATGCTTCACCTAAAGCAACGATCGCTTCAAGGTCCAAGTGGTTGTTTGGCTCATCCATCACAAGAAAGTTCGAGGCATCCATCATCATTTTAGACATCATGACACGGTGTTTTTCTCCACCCGAACATGCATCAATTTTCTTTTTCTGTTCTTCACCGCTAAAAAGCATACGACCCAATGTTTTTCTGATATCATCGATATGCCATTTAGGGTCAAATCCCTGTATCCACTGTGGCAATTCTTCATCGCCTACGACAAGGTCTGTCGTATTTTGCGGGAAATAACTGGTGGTAATGGTCTGTCCCCATTTAAACGTACCTGCATCAGGTTCAGTCTCTCCCATGAGAATTTTAAGGAGTGTTGTTTTACCTGCACCATTGGTACCGATAAGAGCAATCTTGTCACCTTTGTTTACCTTGAAAGTAAGATTTTCAAAGACTGTCTCTCCATCATAGCTTTTAGAGAGTCCTTCTACTTCAAGGACCTCATTACCGATCTCTCTATGTGCCTTGAACATAATAGAAGGGTCACGTCTTGAAGAGAGTTTGATCTCACTGACATCCAGTTTATCCAATTGCTTTTGACGACTTGTTGCTTGTTTTGCTTTCGAGGCATTCGCAGAGAATCTGGCAATGAACTTTTCAAGCTCTTCTTTCTCTTTCAGCGCCTTACCTCTATCTGCTTCTGCCTGTTTTGCTATAAGGTTAGCCGCAATGTACCACTCATCATAGTTCCCTGTGAACTCACGGATGTTTTGGAAGTCAAGGTCAAGAATGTGCGTCACGACACCGTTAAGAAAGTGTCTGTCGTGAGAGATCACAAGCAGTGTACCTTCATGACGTTTCAGTTCATTTTCCAACCAAGTAATCGTATCCATATCAAGGTTGTTCGTAGGCTCATCAAGCAGGAGGACATCTGGCTTCAAGAAAAGTACCTGTGCCAATAAGATCTTAAACTTGTCCCCACCCGTCAGTGTAGACATAAGCTCATCATGTTGTGATGCGGGAAAACCTAAAGCTTCAAGCAGTTTTTCTATCTTGACATCAGATTCATAGGTAGGGTCTTCATCTGCACAGATCATTTCAAGTTCAGCCAAACGGTTATTGACCTCATCACTCTCAAAGTCACCTTCCATATAGAGTTTTTCTTTCTCTTTTTGTGCATCAAAAAGTTTTTTGTTTCCATAGAGTACAGCATCTTTGAGCGTATAGTTTTCAAATGCATACTGGTTTTGACCCAAAACACCCAGTTTGAGTCCTGGCTGAAGCTGCACTTCACCATCACTTGGTTCTATCTCACCTGAAAGAATTTTGAGGAATGTTGACTTCCCTGCTCCATTTGCCCCGATCAAGCCATAACGTTTACCGGCATCTAAAGTGATATTGATCTTATCAAAAAGCACTCTTTTTCCATAGCGCTGAGTTAAATTAACTGTACTAAGCATTTATCATCCTTGTAAATAATTATCGGCATTTTAACATAATGGTCTGAAAGTGCCAGAAAGTATGGGGTAAAGGGCCTTTAGAGAAGAAAACCCTTTAGATGAGGGAGATCAATCAAGCAGATCTATAATATTCTCTATAGGACGACCGATAGCCGCTTTGCCATCTTTGATGACAATAGGTCTCTCTATGAGCTTAGGATTTTCCACCATCGCTTCTATGAGTTTCTCCTCATCTGTCTCTTCTTTTAAATTCAACTCTTTATAGATCGCTTCTTTGGTCCTCATCAGTTCTCTAGCAGAGATATCCAGCATTTTAAGCACTGCTTTGAGTTCCTCTTTGCTCGGAGGTGTATCCAGGTATTTCACTACCTCTGCTTCAACACCTTTCTCTTCTAAAAGTGCCGCAGCATTTCTTGATTTTGAGCATCTTGGGTTATGCCATATGGTTACATTTGCCATAGTATTCTCCTTTATTATGTAATTTAGCTATTTTTTTATCTACCCCGTTAATGAGACGTTTATCTTTGCCTTTATAAGGTATGTTCGAAAGCAAGTATCGAATTGCATTGAGACGTGCTCTTTTTTTATCGTTGGCATCCAGCTCGCACCATGGAGCATGCTCTGTACCGGAGAGTTTGAACATTTTATCACGTAGTATGGCATACGTGTCATAGGCATCCAGTGAGAGGTAGTCCAATTTAGAGAGTTTCCATCCTTTAAGCGGATCATTTTCTCTGTCTTTGAGACGGTTTTTTTCTGTTTCATGCGTAATGTTCAGATAAAATTTGAAAATGAGCACACCGTCATCTATCAGCATCTCCTCCACACCGTTCACCTGACGGTAAAAGTGGTCGTGTTGTTCTTGTGTACAGAAACCGAAGACCTGTTCTATCCCGGCTCTGTTGTACCAGCTTCTATCAAAAAAAACGATCTCACCCGCATTAGGTATCTGTTTTAAGTGACGCTGGAAATACCACTGTCCCAACTCTTTGGAGTTTGGTTTGGGCAGTGCGACCGAACGCGCTTCTCTTGGATTGAGATAGTTGTTGAACTCTTTAATGGTGGAGCTTTTCCCTGCCGTATCCATACCTTCAAAGATGACTAAAAGTCTTTTTCCATGGTCGATCACCCATTTTTGAAGTTTGACCAGTTCATACTGAAGCCTAAGAGACTCTTTTTCATAAAATTCCCGTTCTATCTTTCCAGATTTTTTAAAGACTTTGGAAGGCTTCTCATGATACTCAGGAAGATCTTTTGTATAATGGATCTTTTGTCTAGTCATCTTTATCTCCTTTCAACCCTTTAGGGATATGCTTGTTTGTCTGTGCACCCATTTCTTTGAGTTGTTCTACTTGTCTTACAAGGTTTCCTTTACCGTCACTCAATTTGTTTCGTGCTGCAGAGAAACTGCTCTGTATACCGTCGATCTGCTTGGATATCTTCATCAAGTCTTCAGAGAAACCGACAAACTTGTCATACATAGCACCTGCTCTTCTGGCAATCTCTTGCGCATTTTGATTTTGACGTTCATATTTCCAAACATTTTCAACCGCTCTCATTGCTACCAGCAGCGTTGTCGGTCCGACAAGCAATATCTTATTTTTGAAGGCATTGTCATAAATACTGCTGTCATGCTCGAGTGCCACAGCCAGTGCACCTTCTATAGGCATAAACATGAAGATGAAATCTAAGGTATTGACTTCTTTAAGTCGTTCATAGTTCTTATTGGCAAGTCCTTCGACATGCGCTCTGATGGAATTTAAGTGTGTCGTAAGATGCAGTGCCCTTGTATCATCATCTGCTGCATTCACAAAACGTTCATACG from Sulfurovum xiamenensis encodes:
- the ppk2 gene encoding polyphosphate kinase 2; this encodes MTRQKIHYTKDLPEYHEKPSKVFKKSGKIEREFYEKESLRLQYELVKLQKWVIDHGKRLLVIFEGMDTAGKSSTIKEFNNYLNPREARSVALPKPNSKELGQWYFQRHLKQIPNAGEIVFFDRSWYNRAGIEQVFGFCTQEQHDHFYRQVNGVEEMLIDDGVLIFKFYLNITHETEKNRLKDRENDPLKGWKLSKLDYLSLDAYDTYAILRDKMFKLSGTEHAPWCELDANDKKRARLNAIRYLLSNIPYKGKDKRLINGVDKKIAKLHNKGEYYGKCNHMA
- the arsC gene encoding arsenate reductase (glutaredoxin) (This arsenate reductase requires both glutathione and glutaredoxin to convert arsenate to arsenite, after which the efflux transporter formed by ArsA and ArsB can extrude the arsenite from the cell, providing resistance.), producing the protein MANVTIWHNPRCSKSRNAAALLEEKGVEAEVVKYLDTPPSKEELKAVLKMLDISARELMRTKEAIYKELNLKEETDEEKLIEAMVENPKLIERPIVIKDGKAAIGRPIENIIDLLD